In Legionella spiritensis, the following proteins share a genomic window:
- the secA gene encoding preprotein translocase subunit SecA, producing the protein MLNTLMKKMFGSRNERTLRRMEKTVQHINNLENQTLALSDQELAAKTAEFKSRLAQGETLDELLPEAFAVVREASKRTLGLRHFDVQLIGGMVLHEGNIAEMRTGEGKTLVSTLPAYLNALGGKGVHIVTVNDYLAKRDSLWMKPIYEFLGLTVGVISPDISHQQKQEEYRADIVYGTNNEFGFDYLRDNMAFSLTDKVQHELNFAIVDEVDSILIDEARTPLIISGAAEGSSELYNKVDKLIPHLVKQEVEGDDGDYTVDEKQKQAHLTEIGHQHIEELLIKEGLLEEGDSLYHASNIILMHHVNAALKAHAMFNRDVDYIVKDGQVVIVDEHTGRTMTGRRWSEGLHQAIEAKEGVGIQHENQTLASITFQNFFRLYNKLSGMTGTADTEAYEFQQIYNLEVVVIPTNKPMKRRDEADLIYLGLQDKYQAIIEDVKDCIARKQPVLVGTASIEASELLSQLMKKAGIKHQVLNAKFHEKEAQIVAEAGRPAVVTIATNMAGRGTDIVLGGSLSAELAMLSEDASDKERQAIREDWQKRHDDVIQAGGLRIIGSERHESRRIDNQLRGRAGRQGDPGSSRFYLSLDDNLMRIFASERVINMMRRLGMKPGEPIEHNLVTKAIENAQRKLEGHHFDVRKQLLDYDNVANNQRKVIYSLRASIMDMDEPKDVVEGMREDVVYNLVDSFIPPQSMEDQWDLHGLSKTLHEDFQIKADVEDWVEKDHSIQPDQIREKIFQLCLSHYRQKEEHAGREVLAQFEKSVILQTIDNYWREHLAAMDHLRQGIHLRGYAQKDPKQEYKREAFTLFNMMLDGLKYEIIRLLTSVEVQTEEDVQAVEDKRRSEQVQKIQLLREEDMADLTEEEKIAAEQQVPFRRSGQKIGRNDPCPCGSGKKYKSCHGSLV; encoded by the coding sequence ATGCTGAATACGTTGATGAAGAAAATGTTTGGTAGCCGTAATGAGCGTACTTTGCGGCGCATGGAAAAAACCGTACAGCATATCAACAATCTGGAAAATCAGACACTGGCGCTATCTGATCAGGAGCTGGCGGCAAAAACAGCGGAATTCAAATCCCGTCTCGCACAAGGTGAAACGCTTGATGAGTTACTGCCGGAAGCGTTTGCGGTTGTGCGGGAGGCATCAAAGCGTACATTAGGGCTTCGCCATTTTGATGTGCAGCTAATTGGCGGTATGGTGCTTCACGAAGGCAATATCGCGGAAATGCGCACCGGTGAAGGTAAAACGCTGGTATCCACGTTACCAGCCTATCTTAACGCCCTTGGCGGCAAAGGTGTTCATATCGTTACGGTCAATGACTATCTGGCCAAACGGGACAGCCTGTGGATGAAACCCATTTATGAGTTTCTGGGGCTAACCGTCGGCGTTATTTCGCCGGATATCTCGCATCAGCAAAAACAGGAAGAATACCGTGCCGATATCGTCTACGGTACGAACAATGAGTTCGGATTTGATTATTTACGTGACAATATGGCATTTAGTCTGACCGATAAAGTGCAACACGAATTAAATTTTGCCATCGTTGACGAAGTCGATTCCATTTTGATTGACGAAGCCCGCACCCCCTTGATCATATCAGGCGCCGCGGAAGGCAGCTCCGAATTATACAATAAAGTGGATAAATTAATTCCGCATTTGGTCAAACAGGAAGTAGAAGGGGATGACGGCGATTATACAGTCGATGAAAAACAGAAACAGGCTCATTTGACAGAAATCGGACATCAACATATTGAGGAGCTTTTAATCAAGGAAGGGTTACTTGAGGAAGGCGACAGTCTTTATCATGCCAGCAATATTATTCTGATGCACCATGTAAACGCGGCTCTCAAGGCCCATGCCATGTTCAATCGTGATGTGGACTATATTGTCAAGGATGGCCAAGTGGTAATTGTTGATGAGCATACCGGAAGAACCATGACCGGTCGGCGGTGGTCGGAAGGATTGCATCAGGCGATCGAGGCCAAGGAAGGGGTGGGTATCCAACATGAAAATCAGACACTCGCGTCAATAACTTTCCAGAATTTTTTCCGATTATACAACAAGTTGTCAGGAATGACCGGTACCGCTGATACCGAAGCCTATGAATTTCAGCAGATTTATAATCTTGAAGTGGTTGTCATTCCAACCAACAAGCCTATGAAACGTCGTGATGAGGCGGATCTCATCTATCTTGGTCTGCAGGATAAATACCAGGCTATCATTGAAGACGTCAAGGATTGCATTGCGCGCAAACAACCCGTGCTTGTAGGGACGGCTTCCATTGAAGCATCGGAGTTACTTAGCCAGTTAATGAAAAAAGCCGGGATTAAGCACCAGGTTTTAAACGCCAAATTTCATGAGAAGGAAGCTCAGATTGTCGCCGAAGCCGGGCGTCCAGCCGTTGTGACTATCGCGACGAATATGGCAGGACGCGGTACGGATATCGTATTGGGCGGCAGCCTTTCCGCGGAATTAGCCATGCTGTCTGAGGATGCCTCCGACAAGGAAAGGCAAGCAATCAGGGAAGACTGGCAAAAACGACATGATGATGTGATTCAGGCGGGAGGTCTTCGGATCATAGGTTCCGAACGGCATGAATCGCGGCGTATTGATAATCAGTTGCGAGGTCGTGCCGGCCGTCAGGGGGATCCGGGAAGCAGCCGTTTTTATTTATCCCTTGATGACAATCTCATGCGAATTTTCGCCTCCGAACGTGTGATCAACATGATGCGCCGCCTGGGTATGAAACCGGGTGAGCCCATCGAGCACAATCTGGTAACCAAAGCTATTGAAAATGCCCAGCGAAAGCTGGAAGGGCATCATTTTGATGTGCGTAAACAATTGCTTGATTATGATAATGTCGCCAATAATCAACGAAAAGTGATTTATTCCCTGCGGGCATCGATTATGGATATGGATGAGCCAAAGGACGTTGTGGAAGGGATGCGTGAAGACGTGGTTTATAACCTGGTTGACAGCTTTATTCCACCCCAGAGTATGGAAGATCAATGGGATCTTCATGGCTTGTCTAAAACATTGCATGAAGATTTTCAGATAAAAGCGGATGTTGAAGACTGGGTAGAGAAAGACCACTCCATTCAGCCGGATCAGATTAGGGAAAAAATCTTTCAATTATGCCTCAGCCATTATCGACAGAAAGAAGAGCACGCCGGACGTGAAGTGCTGGCACAGTTTGAAAAATCAGTTATTCTGCAAACCATCGATAATTATTGGCGTGAACATTTGGCCGCCATGGATCACTTGCGACAAGGGATCCATTTGCGAGGATATGCACAGAAAGATCCGAAACAGGAGTATAAACGGGAAGCGTTTACCTTGTTTAATATGATGCTGGATGGTTTGAAGTATGAAATTATCCGGTTACTCACTTCCGTGGAAGTGCAAACGGAAGAGGATGTTCAGGCTGTAGAGGACAAACGCCGTTCGGAACAAGTGCAGAAAATACAATTACTGCGCGAGGAGGATATGGCTGATTTGACCGAGGAAGAAAAAATAGCTGCGGAACAACAAGTGCCGTTCCGACGGAGCGGGCAAAAAATCGGCCGCAATGATCCTTGTCCTTGTGGTTCCGGTAAAAAATACAAGAGCTGCCATGGAAGTCTGGTGTGA
- the mutT gene encoding 8-oxo-dGTP diphosphatase MutT, which translates to MTIRVAVAVIRDKNHRILITRRALHDSHGGFWEFPGGKLEDGEDARQALYREIREEVGIEIITSHFLGDINHQYENKSVTLSIFMVEHFKGHAQCLESQIDLRWVDQAELPGYQFPAANYAIFSLIDNAMVDSESV; encoded by the coding sequence GTGACTATCAGGGTCGCTGTTGCAGTAATTCGTGATAAAAATCATCGTATTCTAATTACAAGACGCGCCTTACACGACAGCCATGGAGGGTTCTGGGAGTTTCCCGGCGGCAAACTGGAGGACGGTGAAGATGCGAGACAAGCCTTGTATCGGGAGATTCGGGAAGAAGTTGGCATAGAAATTATTACCAGCCATTTTCTGGGCGACATCAATCATCAATACGAGAATAAATCCGTAACGCTTTCCATATTTATGGTAGAACACTTCAAGGGGCATGCACAATGCCTGGAATCCCAGATTGATTTGCGCTGGGTTGACCAGGCCGAGTTACCGGGCTATCAATTCCCCGCCGCAAATTATGCTATTTTTTCCCTTATTGATAATGCGATGGTTGACAGCGAATCCGTATAA
- a CDS encoding NAD-dependent epimerase/dehydratase family protein, translating into MKKALVTGGMGFIGNHLVSRLLDMGMTVTILDKCIHKPVYKDISAAHIIDGDVLSRELLSHCLHEVDICYHLAAISSIDLCYRDWLFSHENNVRAFNGLLDAIRLQHKPVRLVYASSASVYGNYKQLPLHESLTPSPISTYGADKLSNEIYAQAMQVMADISSIGLRFFNVYGPGQLSSNPYTGVISSFKKAMFRNMPLTIFGDGQQTRDFVYIDDVVDALVLCMKVKHKSAEVLNICSGKGITIESLANMMIKLTNYSHGLQYKEERRGDLRCSVGDVTNAKIHLGFTAKTPIEAGLRYFLDSPFQA; encoded by the coding sequence ATGAAAAAAGCGCTCGTAACAGGGGGCATGGGATTTATAGGTAATCATCTGGTCAGTCGATTACTTGACATGGGTATGACGGTTACCATTCTGGATAAATGTATTCATAAACCGGTCTACAAGGATATTTCAGCCGCGCACATTATTGATGGTGATGTATTATCACGTGAACTGTTAAGCCATTGCCTGCATGAAGTCGATATATGCTATCATCTCGCCGCGATATCCTCTATTGATTTATGTTACCGTGACTGGTTATTCAGTCATGAAAATAATGTCAGGGCCTTTAATGGGTTACTGGATGCCATTCGATTGCAGCACAAGCCTGTGAGGCTGGTATATGCGTCCTCCGCCTCGGTATATGGCAATTACAAGCAACTGCCCCTGCATGAATCCCTTACACCATCACCAATTTCCACGTATGGTGCGGACAAACTCTCGAATGAAATCTATGCTCAGGCCATGCAGGTTATGGCTGATATTAGCTCTATCGGGTTACGTTTTTTTAATGTTTATGGTCCCGGTCAATTGTCTTCTAACCCATATACGGGGGTTATAAGCAGTTTTAAAAAAGCCATGTTCCGCAACATGCCTTTGACCATTTTCGGAGATGGGCAGCAAACACGTGATTTTGTATATATTGATGATGTTGTTGACGCGCTTGTCTTATGTATGAAAGTCAAACATAAATCCGCAGAGGTTTTAAATATTTGCAGCGGGAAAGGTATAACTATTGAATCTCTTGCCAATATGATGATTAAATTGACTAATTATTCCCACGGCCTTCAATATAAGGAAGAACGTCGCGGCGATTTGCGTTGTTCGGTTGGCGATGTTACCAACGCGAAAATTCATCTGGGATTTACCGCCAAGACTCCGATAGAGGCGGGATTACGGTATTTTCTTGATTCTCCCTTCCAGGCGTAG
- a CDS encoding VOC family protein — MKDTPSHGEFCWNELATGNLGAAKDFYRQLLGWEYIDHDMGDFTYTIVKSGDKEIAGIWEIPTENINNIPPHWMSYILVDDLEKSLEKANQLGAIPKMPIKQAGEYGKFVVLADPTGAHVALWQSLN; from the coding sequence ATGAAAGATACACCAAGTCATGGAGAATTTTGCTGGAATGAATTGGCTACCGGGAATCTCGGTGCCGCCAAAGATTTTTACCGCCAGTTGCTGGGCTGGGAATATATTGATCATGATATGGGTGATTTCACTTATACCATCGTAAAATCAGGTGACAAGGAAATTGCCGGTATTTGGGAAATTCCAACTGAAAATATAAATAACATTCCACCTCACTGGATGTCTTATATCCTGGTAGACGACCTTGAAAAAAGCCTGGAAAAAGCAAACCAGCTTGGAGCCATCCCCAAAATGCCGATCAAGCAGGCAGGCGAATACGGAAAATTTGTTGTGCTGGCTGATCCAACCGGTGCTCACGTTGCGTTATGGCAATCATTGAATTAA